One genomic window of Channa argus isolate prfri chromosome 5, Channa argus male v1.0, whole genome shotgun sequence includes the following:
- the agtrap gene encoding type-1 angiotensin II receptor-associated protein has product MEIPAINLKAIVLVHWLLTVWGCMAWLPTSFAWGNFSVLAVGVWAIAQRDSIDAVLMFLVGMIVTILTDIIHFGIFYHVPAEGNSDLFRFSAGMAIFSLLLKPASCFFVYQMYRERGGEYNVNFGFPSVSRNRDAYQSIDQQDASSSSANPFNPAQDSKPGVHSY; this is encoded by the exons ATGGAAATCCCTGCCATAAATCTAAAG GCCATAGTCCTGGTGCACTGGCTGCTTACAGTATG GGGATGCATGGCGTGGCTGCCCACTTCCTTTGCTTGGGGGAACTTCAGCGTTTTAGCAGTTGGGGTTTGGGCCATTGCACAGAGGGACTCAATCGATGCTGTGCTCATG TTTCTGGTGGGCATGATTGTGACCATATTGACAGACATCATCCATTTTGGGATCTTTTATCACGTGCCAGCAGAAGGTAACTCGGACTTGTTCCGCTTCAGTGCAGGAATGGCCATCTTCAGCCTGCTGCTCAAACCTGCATCCTGCTTCTTTGTTTACCAAATGTACCGCGAACGTGGAGGAGAATACAACGTGAACTTCG GTTTCCCCTCGGTGTCACGAAACAGAGACGCCTACCAGTCAATTGACCAGCAGGATGCGTCGTCCAGCTCGGCAAATCCCTTCAACCCGGCCCAGGACAGCAAACCAGGAGTCCACTCATACTGA
- the rnf207a gene encoding LOW QUALITY PROTEIN: RING finger protein 207 (The sequence of the model RefSeq protein was modified relative to this genomic sequence to represent the inferred CDS: deleted 2 bases in 1 codon): MAGEIFTNLDNLCNVDCTNAHPLVCHLCHEQYKCPCLLDCYHIFCARCLRGRTNDSRLSCPLCGYLSIVKGSNALPPEDRLLKFLVDNNADSEETVQCANCDMESNKTDKGMMYYCNTCNQPLCGACRELTHKARMFSHHDIVSLAKRTKAKHRKCSLHEEPYILFSTENKSMLCIKCFRDMQVESRSHCMDIETAYVQGCEMLDQAVLVVKELQNSTREAIVLLRAMIGEVCLNVEEEEGAICSLFNSLQEKLAERKKILLKAAQSQHEEKEKALKEQLSHLTALLPTLQVHLVTCSAFLSSANKFEFLDMGYQLMERLKRIVKLPHRLRPVTSSKINTDYRSEFARCLEPLLFLGQRCPPSVAGSSVAVRLQSPLSMSCRSPSLSEMPLGSVLGRRPTSHRNICTKVLLAEGRETPFTEHCRTYENAYRTLQTEIQNLKDQVQELHRDLTKHHSIINTDKMGEILDRSLHVDGQIAAQYSTVETMRVMFEEVWDETFQRVSNEQEIYEAQLHDLTQLKQENSYLTTIARQISPYILSIAKVKERLEPRFQEPKEHHDDRTETMLKIYEDGTITKESPNSDNQTSIIDQDRNKSNRALMLESGELCQDHSSREAEGPCRDNRSQ; the protein is encoded by the exons ATGGCAGGAGAAATTTTCACCAATTTGGATAATCTGTGTAATGTGGATTGTACAAATGCCCACCCCCTGGTGTGTCACCTGTGTCATGAGCAGTACAAGTGCCCGTGTCTGTTGGACTGCTATCACATCTTCTGTGCCCGCTGCCTACGAGGCCGAACCAATGACAGCCGTCTCAGCTGCCCCCTCTGTGG ATATCTATCCATAGTAAAAGGGAGCAATGCTCTCCCACCGGAGGACCGCCTGCTGAAGTTCCTTGTTGACAACAATGCAGATTCGGAGGAGACAGTTCAGTGTGCCAACTGTGACATGGAAAGTAACAAAACG GACAAAGGGATGATGTACTACTGTAACACTTGCAACCAGCCACTGTGTGGCGCCTGCCGGGAACTGACTCACAAAGCCAGAATGTTTTCCCACCATGACATTGTTTCCCTGGCCAAGCGTACCAAAGCCAAACACAGGAAGTGCT CTCTCCACGAGGAGCCCTACATCCTGTTCTCAACAGAGAATAAGTCTATGCTTTGCATTAAGTGCTTCAGAGACATGCAAGT GGAGAGTCGGAGTCACTGCATGGATATTGAAACAGCTTATGTTCAGGGGTGTGAGATGTTGGACCAAGCAGTGCTG GTGGTGAAAGAGCTGCAGAATTCAACTCGAGAGGCAATCGTTCTGCTGAGAGCAATGATAGGAGAAGTGTGTCTGAAtgtggaggaagaagagggagcAATCTGCAGTCTATTCAACAGCTTACAG GAAAAACTAGCAGAGCGGAAGAAGATTCTGCTGAAAGCCGCTCAAAG tcagcatgaggagaaggagaaagcgCTAAAGGAGCAGCTCTCGCACCTCACTGCCCTCCTACCAACCCTCCAG GTTCATCTCGTCACCTGTTCGGCCTTCCTCAGCTCAGCCAACAAATTTGAGTTTTTGGACATGGGCTAC CAACTCATGGAGCGGCTGAAGAGGATCGTGAAACTCCCTCATCGACTGAGACCGGTGACGAGCAGCAAA ATCAACACAGACTACAGAAGTGAGTTTGCTCGCTGTCTAGAGCCCTTACTGTTCCTGGGACAGCGCTGCCCTCCCTCTGTCGCTGGATCGAGTGTTGCAGTAAG GCTGCAGTCCCCTCTCTCCATGTCCTGTCGCTCCCCGTCGCTTAGTGAGATGCCGTTGGGCTCTGTGTTGGGGAGAAGACCCACTTCTCACCGCAACATCTGCACGAAGGTTCTCCTGGCTGAGGGGAGGGAAACGCCCTTCACAGAGCACTGCCGCACCTATGAGAACGCCTACAGG ACTCTGCAGACAGAGATTCAGAATCTGAAGGACCAGGTGCAGGAGCTGCATCGAGATCTGACCAAGCACCACTCCATCATCAACACTGATAAGATGGGAGAGATCCTGGACAGGTCGCTGCACGTTGACGGCCAGATAGCTGCCCAGTACTCCACTGTGGAAACTATGAGAGTCATGTTTGAAGAG GTGTGGGATGAGACTTTTCAGAGGGTCAGTAATGAGCAGGAGATCTATGAAG cccaGCTTCATGACCTGACGCAGCTGAAGCAGGAGAACTCCTACCTAACCACAATTGCCAGACAGATCAGCCCCTACATCCTGTCCATTGCAAAAGTCAAAGAGAGACTGGAGCCCAG gTTTCAAGAGCCCAAAGAGCACCACGATGACCGCACAGAGACCATGCTGAAAATCTACGAAGACGGCACAATAACAAAGGAGAGTCCTAACAG TGACAACCAGACCAGCATCATAGACCAAGACAGGAACAAGAGCAACCGCGCGCTCATGCTGGAATCG GGAGAGCTCTGTCAAGACCACTCGTCCAGGGAGGCAGAGGGGCCCTGCAGAGACAACCGGTCACAATGA
- the zpr1 gene encoding zinc finger protein ZPR1, producing MSVISEENVRGGSVFKDISADDEDGQPTEIESLCMNCYLNGTTRLLLTRIPFFREIIVSSFHCGNCAWSNTEIQSAGRIQEQGVCYTLTVKTKQDLNREVVKADSATTRIPELDFEVPPFTQKGSLSTIEGLLDRAIAGLEQDQPVRREADPDVAEKIDGFIQKLKKLKEVEDEFTLVIEDPSGNSFVENPVAPQKDEALTVSHFKRTAQQDMQLGLRADDDLDEEPAVNDLETMRNEVLVFNTNCPECSAPASTNMKLVQIPHFKEVIIMATNCDSCGHRTNEVKSGGATEEFGTKISLHVTDASDMTRDVLKSETCSIIIPELEFELGMAALGGKFTTLEGLLKDVKDLIVSKNPFICGDSSSEDRVQKLREFGEKIDKIILGEMDVHVILDDSAGNSYMQNVYAPDPDPEMTIEKYTRSFEQNEDLGLNDMKTEGYQEEN from the coding sequence ATGTCCGTTATTTCAGAAGAAAATGTCCGAGGTGGGAGCGTTTTTAAAGATATTAGCGCCGACGACGAGGACGGGCAGCCCACTGAGATTGAAAGTCTGTGTATGAACTGTTACCTCAACGGTACCACACGTTTGCTTCTCACCAGAATTCCCTTCTTCAGAGAAATAATCGTCAGCTCTTTCCACTGCGGTAACTGCGCCTGGTCCAACACTGAAATCCAGTCTGCAGGCCGGATTCAGGAGCAGGGGGTTTGTTACACACTGACcgtcaaaacaaaacaggactTAAACCGAGAGGTGGTGAAAGCAGACAGTGCGACCACCAGAATCCCGGAACTGGATTTTGAAGTCCCTCCTTTTACGCAGAAAGGCTCGCTTTCTACCATCGAGGGTCTTTTGGACCGAGCAATTGCTGGGTTGGAGCAAGACCAGCCTGTCAGACGTGAGGCAGACCCTGACGTGGCTGAAAAAATAGATGGGTTCATCCAAAAACTGAAGAAGTTAAAAGAAGTTGAAGATGAATTCACTCTGGTGATTGAAGATCCATCAGGCAACAGTTTTGTGGAGAACCCAGTAGCCCCTCAAAAAGATGAGGCGCTCACGGTTTCCCACTTCAAGCGGACCGCCCAGCAGGACATGCAGCTTGGACTTAGAGCTGATGATGACCTGGATGAGGAACCAGCAGTCAATGACCTGGAGACCATGCGGAATGAGGTTCTGGTTTTTAACACCAACTGCCCAGAATGCAGCGCGCCAGCCTCGACCAACATGAAGCTCGTCCAGATCCCTCACTTCAAGGAGGTCATCATCATGGCCACGAACTGCGACAGCTGCGGCCACCGGACCAATGAGGTAAAATCAGGTGGAGCCACGGAGGAGTTCGGCACCAAGATCTCCCTGCACGTCACAGACGCTTCAGATATGACCAGAGACGTGCTCAAGTCAGAAACGTGCTCCATCATCATCCCAGAGTTGGAGTTTGAGCTTGGGATGGCAGCTCTGGGTGGCAAATTCACCACCCTGGAGGGGCTGCTGAAAGACGTCAAGGACCTGATTGTGTCCAAAAACCCCTTCATCTGTGGTGACAGCAGCAGCGAAGATCGGGTGCAGAAGCTGCGTGAGTTTGGAGAGAAGATAGACAAAATTATCTTGGGAGAAATGGACGTCCACGTCATCTTGGACGACTCAGCAGGAAACAGCTATATGCAGAATGTGTACGCCCCAGACCCTGATCCGGAGATGACTATTGAGAAGTACACCCGCTCGTTTGAGCAGAATGAAGACCTGGGTCTGAATGACATGAAGACTGAGGGATATCAAGAGGAGAACTGA
- the rpl22 gene encoding 60S ribosomal protein L22: MAPIKKQVVKKQGGKRKKQILKFTLDCTHPVEDGIMDAANFEQYLQERIKVNGKAGNLGGGVVSIERSKSKISVNSEVPFSKRYLKYLTKKYLKKNNLRDWLRVVANTKESYELRYFQINQDEEEEDED, from the exons ATGGCCCCGATT AAGAAGCAGGTGGTCAAAAAGCAGGGTGGGAAAAGGAAGAAGCAGATTCTGAAGTTTACCCTGGACTGCACTCACCCTGTTGAAGATGGTATCATGGATGCTGCCAACTTT GAGCAGTACTTGCAGGAACGCATCAAGGTGAATGGCAAGGCTGGAAATCTGGGAGGTGGTGTGGTGTCCATTGAGAGGAGCAAGAGCAAAATTTCAGTGAACTCTGAAGTTCCCTTCTCAAAGAG ATACTTGAAGTATCTTACCAAGAAGTATCTGAAAAAGAACAACCTCAGGGACTGGTTGCGGGTTGTAGCCAACACCAAGGAGAGCTATGAGCTCCGCTACTTCCAGATCAAccaagatgaggaggaggaggacgaagaTTAA